Genomic segment of Homalodisca vitripennis isolate AUS2020 unplaced genomic scaffold, UT_GWSS_2.1 ScUCBcl_11540;HRSCAF=20838, whole genome shotgun sequence:
ACAAATCCAACACTTTAAATTGAACTTCATATCATTTTCAGCTGTAAAAGTCTATTTCTCTGTTTTTACGGTTGCAAACTAAATATACAGTTGATTTCACAGAAATTATAATTGCCGTAATATTAtctatatctaatttaatttaggtCTCTTACCGCAATGCATACGCAGTGGGGATTCAGTTGGCAGTCTCACACGCGTCTATCCAATCATTGTAGACGTCAATAGGTTCTGTCAAGAAGTGGATGGTTGTCTGGAAGTCCTCGAAACAAACTCGACACGCTATCCTCCCAGATCTACGTCCTCTATCCCTAAGAACGGACAGTACATAAGTTACATATATTAACATGGAACATATTCAACACAGGCCTACTAAGCTAAAACCCAGAAAGCCTTTgttgtgaaaaaacaaaatacgtttttttattttaggcaaaCGAGAATCGCAATTGCGTTTTGGAACTGGTCgtcttttttctaataaaatagaaACGATAATTATAGAAAGTTATTGAcatctatttttacaaatatatttttattgtttctatataaataatccAGTAcgcttaattttgttttatggtgACATAACCAATAATGTGATTCACTGGATTTCTATGTATGTTTGTTTGAGAAATGCCAGCCACATGTTCATATTTTACAtgcaaaatattggaaaaagatcgtatatactttaaatatcttGGACGCGCTAAATACTAACTAGAGTACAATATCATATAGAGCAACAAACTAATGGCAACACTTACATCGTCACATCACACGATCCCTCGTGATTGCAGAATGGGCAGTTGAACTCTACTGGCAAGGGCACAACCGCCTTTCTTTTTGGAGGAGGCTTTCTGTTACTCTTGCGTCGGCCCATGATGAAACACTGccttataattctataaaaacactgtaaaaactACACTCTTAAAATAACAAGATATCTTTAAAGCGTACACTTTATTTAAAACGAGAACGCTACTCAACCACTGTCACCTCTATACTGACAAACGGGCAACTGACGGGGTCTGTGTCCAACCGCCTCAGGTAGAATGCGGTCATCCCCGGCCACAGTGGTGGGGATGGCAAGAGGTAGGTTCCCCCACCACCATCACATAGAACGGGCTGCAATTTGAAGTGATGAGATCAGcgcttgttttttaattttcctctgaatttgtttttaattattttaatcaatattttataaatgtttgagcTTGGTAGAAAAGACTGCGCCGTTTAGCTCTATTAAGAATTTGCTACTTTTAAGCGTATATGCTACGATGCCTCCAGGCCCCTTAAGTGACGTGTTATCAAAATTCGGCTTGAATAATAATTTGGTGATAAGTTAAGTCCAAGATTAGTTTATGCTAGTTAGTTAACTTTCTCGATTTTCCAGACTTGacgaaaattttgactttgaagCCGTTTTGTGACGTAACCGTAAGAGATACGAAAAAAAGTGACTGGTTctttcttgtagaaaatttaattctgtctttcgattCTGCGGTTGGTTTTGAGGTACGACCTCTTGTTTAACCGTTACAGAGCTTATGAGAAAAAGCTGCACTGGTCagccattttgaatattttacacacGTGGTTAAGTTTATTgcggataaataaaaaaaacccaattcaatattttcgagttatatttttgtaaataaataaggttttatcTCTCCTATTGCTTTTGTGTTCGTAGTATTCGGTATAAAAAtgtacactcatttttaaaaaaaaacactgaaaatatccTAATATTCAGCACTTAAAAGGTCACAATTAATTCCACACAAATATACTTAGATACATTGTATCGGTGGATTTTCACATTGCTTTTTTCAAGTAATATTACAAACAGTCCCTTGTAAGATATGacataaattattattcctttaactctttgaaatattaatattgaaatatattgctCAAAGTTTTGATATAGAATTTCACCATTTATGCAATACATAGCCGTTGCATATATTTACACTAACTACAAAATTTATACGCTCACATTATTCAGTTAATGCCACTTTTCTGGACCTTATTATAAACTGAACAGTGGTGAATACAAGTTATTCAAGATAGGTGGTAGGTCGCTAAACAGAAATGTCTTTGGTAAAGGGGTAAAGCAAATTTTAAGGTAGATGGCGCAGGTAGTCATGCGACCGTCGACCGGGGTACCGCTATGTCTGGGCTGGACAATGGACACCTCCTGCACGGATACCCTTGAGGATCAACCGTTTGACAGTTCTTGGACTCGCTAGTTAGCGCCCTCCCTTGTATTATAAGCCGCAAAAACGGTAGGGTGTCACGGCGAAGACAGTTGTACAATTAGTAGGATTCCGAAAATATTGGTCCTGTACGGGAATTTCCTGCTTCTTCTCCAATGGTTACTGCTGGATGCTTACATTTCAAGGTTGGTTTATAAGGGAGATTCTACAATTTCTCAACTAAGAAAATcgttgtaaatttatatttcaaatatttaaagggAATAAggtagatacaaaataaaaagtccATACAAACACATgcgtataacataaaatatatttacaaattaatctatgcaatataaatgtgaatacaATTTTGTCCGTATCAAGCCATAACTATACAatacatgcaatattttattaataaaaaatatacagaactgcccttattaataatttttattcttcagtCACCAACCagaacctaaaacaaaagccaaaaACTGTTAGTCTCTTTATATCTACATGTTTTACAACTATTGCATGTTGTTATATTCTGCGTTACTGCACTTTAGTaagatattatgttttagttgGGCCCAAAACAGTTCTAACTACATATGCTATATTCAAATAATAGTGTAAGCATACACAAATCCAACACTTTAAATTGAACTTCATATCATTTTCAGCTGTAAAAGTCTATTTCTCTGTTTTTACGGTTGCAAACTAAATATACAGTTGATTTCACAGAAATTATAATTGCCGTAATATTAtctatatctaatttaatttaggtCTCTTACCGCAATGCATACGCAGTGGGGATTCAGTTGGCAGTCTCACACGCGTCTATCCAATCATTGTAGACGTCAATAGGTTCTGTCAAGAAGTGGATGGTTGTCTGGAAGTCCTCGAAACAAACTCGACACGCTATCCTCCCAGATCTACGTCCTCTATCCCTAAGAACGGACAGTACATAAGTTACATATATTAACATGGAACATATTCAACACAGGCCTACTAAGCTAAAACCCAGAAAGCCTTTGTTGTGAAAAAAcaaatacgttttttattttaggCAAACGAGAATCGCAATTGCGTTTTGGAACTGGTCgtctttttctaataaaatagaaACGATAATTATAGAAAGTTATTGAcatctatttttacaaatatatttttattgtttctatataaataatccAGTAcgcttaattttgttttatggtgACATAACCAATAATGTGATTCACTGGATTTCTATGTATGTTTGTTTGAGAAATGCCAGCCACATGTTCATATTTTACAtgcaaaatattggaaaaagatcgtatatactttaaatatcttGGACGCGCTAAATACTAACTAGAGTACAATATCATATAGAGCAACAAACTAATGGCAACACTTACATCGTCACATCACACGATCCCTCGTGATTGCAGAATGGGCAGTTGAACTCTACTGGCAAGGGCACAACCGCCTTTCTTTTTGGAGGAGGCTTTCTGTTACTCTTGCGTCGGCCCATGATGAAACACTGccttataattctataaaaacactgtaaaaactACACTCTTAAAATAACAAGATATCTTTAAAGCGTACACTTTATTTAAAACGAGAACGCTACTCAACCACTGTCACCTCTATACTGACAAACGGGCAACTGACGGGGTCTGTGTCCAACCGCCTCAGGTAGAATGCGGTCATCCCCGGCCACAGTGGTGGGGATGGCAAGAGGTAGGTTCCCCCACCACCATCACATAGAACGGGCTGCAATTTGAAGTGATGAGATCAGcgcttgttttttaattttcctctgaatttgtttttaattattttaatcaatattttataaatgtttgagcTTGGTAGAAAAGACTGCGCCGTTTAGCTCTATTAAGAATTTGCTACTTTTAAGCGTATATGCTACGATGCCTCCAGGCCCCTTAAGTGACGTGTTATCAAAATTCGGCTTGAATAATAATTTGGTGATAAGTTAAGTCCAAGATTAGTTTATGCTAGTTAGTTAACTTTCTCGATTTTCCAGACTTGacgaaaattttgactttgaagCCGTTTTGTGACGTAACCGTAAGAGATACGAAAAAAAGTGACTGGTTctttcttgtagaaaatttaattctgtctttcgattCTGCGGTTGGTTTTGAGGTACGACCTCTTGTTTAACCGTTACAGAGCTTATGAGAAAAAGCTGCACTGGTCagccattttgaatattttacacacGTGGTTAAGTTTATTgcggataaataaaaaaacccaattCAATATtttcgagttatatttttgtaaataaataaggttttatcTCTCCTATTGCTTTTGTGTTCGTAGTATTCGGTATAAAAATGTacactcattttaaaaaaaaacactgaaaatatccTAATATTCAGCACTTAAAAGGTCACAATTAATTCCACACAAATATACTTAGATACATTGTATCGGTGGATTTTCACATTGCTTTTTTCAAGTAATATTACAAACAGTCCCTTGTAAGATATGacataaattattattcctttaactctttgaaatattaatattgaaatatattgctCAAAGTTTTGATATAGAATTTCACCATTTATGCAATACATAGCCGTTGCATATATTTACACTAACTACAAAATTATACGCTCACATTATTCAGTTAATGCCACTTTTCTGGACCTTATTATAAACTGAACAGTGGTGAATACAAGTTATTCAAGATAGGTGGTAGGTCGCTAAACAGAAATGTCTTTGGTAAAGGGGTAAAGCAAATTTTAAGGTAGATGGCGCAGGTAGTCATGCGACCGTCGACCGGGGTACCGCTATGTCTGGGCTGGACAATGGACACCTCCTGCACGGATACCCTTGAGGATCAACCGTTTGACAGTTCTTGGACTCGCTAGTTAGCGCCCTCCCTTGTATTATAAGCCGCAAAAACGGTAGGGTGTCACGGCGAAGACAGTTGTACAATTAGTAGGATTCCGAAAATATTGGTCCTGTACGGGAATTTCCTGCTTCTTCTCCAATGGTTACTGCTGGATGCTTACATTTCAAGGTTGGTTTATAAGGGAGATTCTACAATTTCTCAACTAAGAAAATcgttgtaaatttatatttcaaatatttaaagggAATAAggtagatacaaaataaaaagtccATACAAACACATgcgtataacataaaatatatttacaaattaatctatGCCATATAAATGTGAATACAATTTTGTCCGTATCAAGCCATAACTATACAatacatgcaatattttattaataaaaaatatacagaactgcccttattaataatttttattcttcagtCACCAACCagaacctaaaacaaaagccaaaaACTGTTAGTCTCTTTATATCTACATGTTTTACAACTATTGCATGTTGTTATATTCTGCGTTACTGCACTTTAGTaagatattatgttttagttgGGCCCAAAACAGTTCTAACTACATATGCTATATTCAAATAATAGTGTAAGCATACACAAATCCAACACTTTAAATTGAACTTCatatcattttcaataaaataagcaGGATGTTTCCATTGAATAATAATCTTATAGATTAATCTTTCAGTTAACATATTTCTTCTTAGACTTAAAGGTAATATTGCTGCTTCT
This window contains:
- the LOC124374951 gene encoding transcription elongation factor 1 homolog — translated: MGRRKSNRKPPPKRKAVVPLPVEFNCPFCNHEGSCDVTMDRGRRSGRIACRVCFEDFQTTIHFLTEPIDVYNDWIDACETAN